The genomic segment GGTCGCCGTTATTGATCTTAAACCAATTTTTCCTTTCCAATAAATAAGGTTCAAACTGGCTAGGTTCGAGTACTAATTTCCCCAGCTTAAATTTTATATTGACGTATAATAAATTGGACTGCGACTTCAGCTCCCCCACCTCCCATTTCAAAGAGAAAGGATAATAGTTAGATCCTTTAACCAAACCGCTAAGCTTGAGCTTAATGTGATGATCCTGACATACTTTACCGAGATTCTTTATCCAATTCGTTCGAGAAATTAGTGATGTTCGCAATTCCCAAGTGTGGGCAGAAGCCTGCTCTTCAAAAGATTCATGTTGATTTTTAACAAAATTGCTAAAGGCCAGCTCCGTCTCAACATGGCGCTCTTGAACACAAATTTTATTATCGATGTAAGTTAAGACAGTGGTACTAGGCATATCAACAATGGGCAAGGTAACTGTCCCAAAATCTATATAGGCTCTCAGGACTAATAAGTCGTCTTTAAGGGACAGCTCCAGTATTTTGGTTTGTTCATCTTTCTTTTCCACCGTTGTTGGCAGTTCCTGAAGCCCCTCCTGTCTGTATTCTATAGAAAAATGGGGCGCTATTGGATGTAAGATTTCGTCATAGAACTTGCCAATGTCTTGACTCAATACAAAAATCCTGAATGCCGAATACCGAAACTGGTTTAGCAATTTTTCGACATGTAAATCATCAATGAAAAGAACATGTTTGGAGCCTAGTTCCAGAAAGAAACTATGCACATCACTCAAAAACTTGATTTTCTTCAACAAATTGCCTTTATAATAAGCTAGCAATTCCATCAATAGACCATCTTGGCTTTCGACCAATTGAATCTTAAGTTTAACATCTCCATTAGCAATTTTTAGTTTACGAACCTGGTTGAGATGGGAGCTGTATCGGAATCGACAATGTGTTAGACCAAAATTGTTGGTATTGGAATAGAAGAAGATCAGCTCATCTTTACACAATTGATTGGAGACGAGATCCCTCCATAAGTCCATTATTCGATGACGTCTTTCGTTCTTTTCAGCAAAGGAGAGTGCGTCGCATCCATTGAGTCGAAATGCAGAAGCCCCTAGCTGTACCATTTTCCGTGCTACAGCATCAAGCATCAACTCATGGCAAGTGAGATGTTCTGGATGTGGCATGTCTTCTTTAAATAGATAGCTTTCCTTGAAAACGTATTTTTTCTTTTCGTCACTTAAAAAAGGAAGTAAAAAAGGTAAATGATCGATCGTATTATTTATCGGTATGGCAACAATAAACTTACCTTGCGGCTTGGGAACTGCAGGCTTAATGGGATAAATTTTATGGCTAGCTAGATGGCATATCTCCGATGGTTTGTGAAAACCATAAATGCTACCCCGATCTGCCGTGGCATTGATTTCAATTGCCGGCATTCCTCCATGTTCATTCTTAAGAGACAATTTAAATAGCTTGCGTTGATTCGCATGAGGTTTAAACCATTTTGGATCGTATAGATGAACAAAATAATATTTATTCTTACTTACCTTTTCGCGCAACAAACTATAGGCATGTTCACATAATGTTGCTTCCATTCTTCCACACGAGCAATTTACTTTTAGGTGTTCAGCGGTCAGTCTTATTTGAAGACGAACATTGCCTCTTCCTCTAGAAAATCCTTCAAATACATATGTATTATTAAAAACACTTTCTTCCAGCAGCACGCTAAAATCCCAATCAAATTTTGCAGATTTTCCGTTAAAAAATCTTTTAAGATAAACGATCGACAGCGATTTCTCATTCTTGCTTTGCCACGGTATCGCTACCTCTATTTCATTCATTGATCTATGTTTAGTTATCATGGTTTATGTTTTGTTATCATACCTATGTAAAGGCCTGATATTTTATCGGAACTTCAATTTATATAGTCTTGGATTTCAACTCCATATACTTCAAACTCTGCTCGCATAGGTCGGTAAAAAAAGCTGCAATCGCCTTGGCTTTGGACTTAAAGTAGTTTAAGTCCAGTTGGTCCAATTCTGGAGGAAGCTCATAGACCCGGCCTTTCATCAACTTTAATAGTTGTCCATTCAAGATTTCCTCCGTATCGTCTTTTGCCACAAAAAACTGGCTCACCTTTTTGTCACAGATACAAGTCCAGGCAACAAGGTCTTGTACAGCCGCATTCATTGGCGCATAGCCGATTCGTAAATAGAGATAACTATGCAATCCGATCAGGGTGAGCTGGTTTAACAAGAGTACGGCCAATGGTCGGCTAGAGAAACAATCATTACAACAGGTAGCGACCAGGTCTTGCATGAGCTTTGCATTTCGCGCCCACGTATTGGCAGTTTTATACAGGGCGTCCGACCAATTTACCGGTGAAATAGAATAAGTAGGCTTATAGCTTGGATCGCGATAAAGCACCACAGATTCGTTCCAAATCGTATGCGAGAAGCGACTGCCTGTATTTAATTTTGTTTCAATAAAATTTGTATTTAAAAAGGCCATGATTGCTGTCACCCGTCCATAAGATATTTTTCGAAAATGGTATGGACCGATTTTCTTCTTGATGACCGCGAGATAAATTTCAGCATTGCTGTGCTCCTGTTGCGGGAATTCGAATAACCCTTTGCCTCGTGCATCACTTGCATAGTAATTCAGCAACATAATCTGTTCGGGACGATTCTCCTGACGAACTTGATCAAGCAAATGATATATGTCCGATTGATACTGCTCCGGCCAGGGAAATGCATGAAAAATAGGGTCGTTTGACACTACTGCTGTCTTTTTCGCTTCGATACACTTCCCAGATTCGACAGTTTTACTCTCTTTCAGTTTTAACGCTTCCATTTCCCTCATTTTCTCATAGCCCGTCTGAAGGCGTTTCATAAAATCCAGGTACAGCTCTCCTACTGCACTAAGGATGGTCTTGCAGTGATCATAAAGCCAGGAGGCATCAAAGGCTGATATCTCCAAGTCCTTATTTTGTTTTACCGCGTTAAAAGCGCTGTCCAACAATTTAAAGCGTGCCTGTTCATCAGCATCTTTTCCCGTAATTGATTGCCTCAACATAGAAAAATGCTCATGGAGATTCTTGATTCTATTGCTGATATGATGGACATTATTGGCTTTTCCATCGATCATGATCTGCAACAGCCGTAAATGGTTTTCCACGCTCTGGTGCAGCATAAAAACGGCTCTCTGAAAATTTCCTTGTGCAGCAAAGGTTTCAGCTCCCCTGAAAAAATCAACCGAAACCGGCGTCATCTTTTGGTAATACTCCTGCGAAATTTCCGAAATACTCTTAAGTTCTTTTGCCTTAAGCGGCTGACTATGCTTCTTACTGTCAAGATAAATGATATGCTCGGCCAGCGATGCATAGGAATAGTATAAACTACCTGTTTTTATCTTATTGAGCATTTCGCCTGTGGGCACTATTTCAAAGGAAATATTTTCCTGATCCATCAAACATAACTCCACTATGGGCTTTAATACTTTATGCGAAAGACCGCTCACGGGTTTAAGTGCCAGCAATAAATGATGATACTCCTGCTTAAGAAATTCATACTTAACGAGGTAAACGCGATCGAGGTCTAGACGCTGAGACAACCGATCAATGATTAATTGGCTATTAATTTCCATTTCAAAAAATGACTTTAGATAAAAAACCATGCAACAGAAAGCAGCAGCAACAGCGCGCGCTGACCGCAAAAATTGCACATAACGAACACTTATTTGTAAAAAACAGCGACTACCAAGGTGATTAAATAGGGGTCAACTCAGTTGCGACATAAACGTTCGCACCTTGGTCTGATTAGGAAAGGCCAACTCAGAAATCAACAGATATTGCATATTCAGCAAGCGAAAAGTTATGGTCCGCAGTCGGCCATCGAACGGACATAACAGTATGTTATCCTGTTATGGAAAACAAATAGCAATACGTTATTATAGTTTATACATACAAATATATGTATAAATGGAACAAAATGCAAATATTTTTTTATTTAGAGTGTGTTCGGACCAAGTTATACCTCTGCTGTGCCGCCAAGAACAAAGCAGCGTTTTCGCTATGCGATAATATCCAATACAAGGCCTCAACACTGCTACATCTATAGGAGGTCGATACGAGAACTAGGCTACATTCATTAGAAAGGAAACGCTGTTTAATACTACAGGAATGGAACAATAGACAAAATATACTCTTTAAGATTTATTAACCTTAAGGGAATACACAGTTGTTAGCTTTGTCGAATTAAATTGATCCTGTGAGCGAATTATTGATAGCATCATTAAAGAAAGGTGAGCATTTTGCAATAGAACAGATTTTTGATCTGTATTGGGAAAATCTATTTGATACAGCTTTAAAAAAAATAGGTGATGAGGATGCTGCCCAAGACATCATACAGGAAATTTTCATTAAACTTTGGGAAAACCGCGAACATATCGTGTTTTCCGGCGACCTCGCGGCCTATCTGCATGGAGCTGTAAAATTCAAAATCATCAACTACTTTAGGAACAACATCGTGAAAGATGGGCATCGGACCGAACTCGCAGCCCTGATGAATCAACAATACGCTGAAGCTGCGGACGATCTCCTTATCCTACACGATACCGAACAAAAAGTAGAGGAAGCATTCATGCAGCTCCCCGAACGGATGCGCCAAGTTATGCTGATGAGCCGCAAACAGGAAAAATCAATAAAGGAGATCGCAAAAGAATTAAACATCTCGGTGCAAACGGTAAAAAATCAAATTACTTCAGCCATGAAAATACTCAGGAAAAGCCTGTCCTAATCTATTTCCTGCCTTCTGTTCGCTATTAACAAAAACTTAATATACTGCTAACATCTTCAACTAGTACCATTCTCCATTTGAAGTGACATCTATTCAAATGAAGGAAGAAAAAGCAAAACAGCTACTGCAAAAGTATGTAAACGGTGAGGCGAGTGCTGCCGAAATTAAACAGGTTGAAGAATGGTATGCTCAACTTCACCGTGCTGAAAACAAGGTTTCAGAGGAACGCAAAAATCTACTTCGTGCGCAGATGTTGGGCAATATTCAGTCCGCAATGTCCGAAAAACAAGCTCAAAGACATATGCTGTCACGCTATCCACTCTTAAAAATAGCCGCAGTGCTCTTCATCATCGTCTCCGCAAGTCTATTGATTAGCCGAAGCTACAGGCAGCCTATTTCGGACACAGCACAAATCGTGACGACGACAAAAACAGGTGAACGAAAAAAAATCACGCTGAACGACGGTTCCGAAATTATCCTGGAGCCTTCTTCGAAAATCAGCTACCCAAGCAAATTCAATGGGGAAATACGGGAACTGGAACTTACTGAAGGCGAAGCCTTTTTTACTATTGCTCACGATGAAGAGCATCCTTTTCAAGTACAGCTCGCTTCTGATTTAACCGTAAAAGTACTGGGAACCTCCTTTCGGATTAAAGCATACGGAGCTTCCAAAAATATTGAAGTTTTGGTTGCAACGGGTAAAGTCGCTGTACAACAGCAAGAGAAAGTGCTTGGTATCCTGACCAAAAACCAAAGCCTGCGCTATAATAAACAGACCTTACAAACGTCACATAGCTCGCTGGACACCAATACCACGGTAGCAATCGCATTTAATGGAGCTTCGCTGCAAGAGGTTGTGCAAAGGTTGGCTTACATCTATAATATCAAGATTGTACTCACCGATAAAACGCTCAAGTCGCTAAAAACAACTGCTACTTTCAGCAGTGCACAAAAGCCATCCGAAATTTTAGACATTCTCTGCAATTTACATCATTGCCGATACAGCGCATCACATAACAATACCATATTCAAAATCCATAAATAATGTTCAAAAAATAACCACAAAAAATCTTAGTCATCATGCGTAATTCACTACCTAATTACAAAAAAATGAAAACACCTCCATTTAAAAGAGAATTCTCTTTTTATCGGGTCATGAAGTATCCCTGTCTGGCATTGTCGATTACTTCAGTATTCTGCAGTTCTTTAATGGCCTCCCCCGGTATGGCCCAGCGATTGGACAAAAGCAGAATAAACATCAGTATCAGCAAGGGACAGCAGCTCGAACAAATTCTGCATAGGATTGAACATCTCTCCGGTCTTAGCTTCGTGTACAACCCAGACCTTTTACAGGGACGCAATACCGTCGTAAGCGGCCATTTCAGAACGGAGTCTGTACGCTCCATTTTGACCAAACTGGGGATCAGCGCTATGGAGAAAGAGGGACATGTCATACTCAGCCAATCAACTGACATCAAAGCAGAGCGCATAATTAAGGGGATTGTCAGCGATACTTTGGGAGCGCCTATCGCAGGCGTATCCGTAAAAGTAGTCGGCACACAAAATGGAACGACAACAGACGCCAAAGGTTCGTTCCGTATCGAAGCCGGCTCCCAGGCAGTACTCTCCTTCTCTATGATCGGCTTCCACTCAAAAGAGATAACAGTAGGCGAGAATGAAATGATTCATGTAACGCTAAGTGAAGAACGGTCAACATTATCTGAAGTTGTGGTGGTCGGTTATGGGACGCAAAAGAAAGAAACATTAACAGGTGCTGTAAGTATCGTATCACTTGATAAATTGTCTTCGCGTTCAGTAAACAGTGTCGGTGAGGTTTTAGCGGGCAAATCCCCGGGAGTCATTGTGACCAACGAGGGCGGTGACCCCACTTCCCCACCCCGTATTAATATTCGTGGTGCCGGTGGTATCAATGGTGAAAGTGTGCTGTACGTGATCGACGGCTCTATTTTCTTAGGTACCCCGCAATTAAATCCCAACGACATCGAGTCTATTTCGGTTTTAAAAGATGCCTCCGCTGCAATCTATGGGGCACGGGCTTCCGGAGGAGTGGTCTTGATCACCACAAAAAAAGGCAAAAAAGGGCAATTGCAGATCAGTGTTGACGCCAAGATTGGCCAGCAGGGTGCATGGCGCAAATTAAAACCTTTAAATGCCGAACAACGCGCAGAAGTAGCGGCAACAGCAGCGAAAAATGGTGGTACGACAATTTTGCCTGCTTTCGACCCAGCTAAGTATCCGGATGGACTTGTAACGAAAACCAACTGGATGGATGAGGTCTTTAGAAGTGCAACGCTGCAAGATTACAATGGCGCCATCAATGGAGGTAATGAAAAGTCCAATTTTTACCTAAGTTTCAATTACCGGAACGCAGAAGGCATTGTACTGAATACGAAAACACAACGCTACAACTTCAGGATAAATTCGGAGCATCAGGTCACCCCTTGGTTGAAGGTGGGCGAAAACCTGTCGTACAGCAGCACGAACGGAAACGGTGCCAATACAAGCAGTGACTATACCGGTGCACTGCTATCGGCGATTTATTATCCAACAAACGGTACTCCCTATAATCCCGACGGCAGTTTTGCCGGTCTCCCGGGACCCTATCCCGGCGATTACGGCGATATCATCAATCCGGTCGCAGAACTGATGCGTATAGACATCAACAACCCTACCAACATACTGGTTATCAACCCTTATGCAAACTTTCAATTAACCAAAGGGCTAACCTTCCGTTCTAACTTAAGTATTACCAAATCCAACTCCAGATACAAAAGTTTCACACCAAAACGTCCCGAAATCGGTAAGCCCGTCATGAGCAATAGCCTAGTTGAAAGAGCGAATGACGCAAATGATATTCTGGCAGAACAAGTGTTAAACTACAAAGCTAAATTTGATGCACATCAGATCGATTTGACAGGAGGTTATACTTTTCAAAAGACCAAAACCACCTATCTGAATACATCAGCGAGCGATTTTGATGACGAATCCAAACAATATAGGTACCTGGATAACGCCAATAAAGTGCAACCACCAGAAAGCGGCTATGCATCAACAGCAATTTCATCGCTGTTCTTGAGAGCAAACTACAATTACAATGAAAAATACCTGCTATCCTTGATTGGAAGGCGAGACGGGTCTTCCATGTTGAAGGAAAAAAATAGATACCGGAACTATTACTCTGTTTCAGCAGGCTGGGCCCTTAACAAAGAAGAATTCCTGCGCTCAGTAGAATGGCTAAATGAACTAAAACTGCGAGGCAGCTACGGTGTGCTCGGCAGTCTTGGAAGATTAGACCCGCTGGACGTAAACCCACTTCTCGTGCGCACAACCAGTTACTTTGGTGAAAAGCCGGAGCTCCAAAATGGTTACGTACAGAATGTTCTGCCAAACGACGATCTGCGCTGGGCAGAAAGCAAACAGACCAATATCGGTCTGGATTTTGGTATCCTAAACGGACTGAGCCTTGTGGCTGATTATTTTGTTAAGGAAACAAACAATATGATCTTAAAACGTTCTCTTCCAGGTACAGCGGGTCTGAATACTCAAACCATTAATGGCGGACTCGTGAAAGACAAGGGAATCGAATTAGGTCTGACCTATAGCAGCACTAAAAATAACGATTTTTCCTACTCCGTGAACGCCACCTTAACGAAATTGAACAATAATGTAGAAGAGCTGGCTCCCGGACTGACCAACATCCCTGTTGAGACCAACTTTAGAAACGAACTGGCACCACTGCGGATCGCTGTAGGCCAGCCATTGTACAGCTATTTTGTGCTCAAGACGGATGGCATCTTCCAGAGCCAGGCAGAAGCAGATGGTTACAAAAACGCAAATGGCCAAAAAATCCAGCCTAATGCAAAAGCCGGTGATTTTAAGTTCGTCGACATGGATGGCAACGGTTCTATCGGTCCCGAAGACCGCTACTACGCAGGAAGTGCTTATCCGGATTTCTCCTACGGCCTAAGCTTCAATGCAAATTATAAAAATTTTGATTTCAATATTTTTGCGCAGGGCGTACAGGGCAACAAGTTGTTCAATGCAGTAAAAAGAACGACATATAGTGCCAGTGGTCCTTCGTACAATAAACTTGCAGGGATTCTCGACGCCTGGTCTCCGGAAAATCCGAACGGTAAAGTGCCGATCATATCCAGCTCAGATGCCAACGGAAACTTTAATGCCTCAGATTTTTATATAGAAAATGGCTCTTTTCTTCGCATCCGTAATGTCACCGTGGGGTATACGCTGCCAAAATCCCTGGCTGATAGATTTAAACTTGGAAACGTAAGAGTCTATGCAACGGCCAACAATCTATTCACTTTTACAAAATACACAGGCTTTGATCCAGAAATAGGCATGGACAATAACGGCCTTGATGTTGGTCGCTATCCACAAGCCAGAAGCTTTATCTTCGGTTTAAATGTTAACTTATAATCTCAAATAAACGCCACAAGTCTAAAGAATATAGTGTACTTATAGAGTTTAGTACAGTTGGCCATCATGAATACTACAAAATAAAACGATGAAAACGAATATAAAATACCTCGCAGTATTAGCTATAGCACTCCTTGGGTCGTGCGCGAAACAACTGGATATCTCACCTGAAGGTTCGCCATCTTCACAGAATTTCTGGAAGACCGAACAAGATGCGATCAAAGGGCAGGCAGGCATGTATGAAAAATACAACGAAGAAGATTTTTACGGTCGTGGGATGTTC from the Sphingobacterium thalpophilum genome contains:
- a CDS encoding DEAD/DEAH box helicase, whose product is MNEIEVAIPWQSKNEKSLSIVYLKRFFNGKSAKFDWDFSVLLEESVFNNTYVFEGFSRGRGNVRLQIRLTAEHLKVNCSCGRMEATLCEHAYSLLREKVSKNKYYFVHLYDPKWFKPHANQRKLFKLSLKNEHGGMPAIEINATADRGSIYGFHKPSEICHLASHKIYPIKPAVPKPQGKFIVAIPINNTIDHLPFLLPFLSDEKKKYVFKESYLFKEDMPHPEHLTCHELMLDAVARKMVQLGASAFRLNGCDALSFAEKNERRHRIMDLWRDLVSNQLCKDELIFFYSNTNNFGLTHCRFRYSSHLNQVRKLKIANGDVKLKIQLVESQDGLLMELLAYYKGNLLKKIKFLSDVHSFFLELGSKHVLFIDDLHVEKLLNQFRYSAFRIFVLSQDIGKFYDEILHPIAPHFSIEYRQEGLQELPTTVEKKDEQTKILELSLKDDLLVLRAYIDFGTVTLPIVDMPSTTVLTYIDNKICVQERHVETELAFSNFVKNQHESFEEQASAHTWELRTSLISRTNWIKNLGKVCQDHHIKLKLSGLVKGSNYYPFSLKWEVGELKSQSNLLYVNIKFKLGKLVLEPSQFEPYLLERKNWFKINNGDHVYISDTLKSLFLPLFGQARIEDPYLIFTSAQLISFQTQLEQIDPRIISDSTRERRDKLANMTEIPLLDVPHTVKATLRPYQLVGFSWMAFLQEFQWGGILADDMGLGKTLQVITLLEYYYQNNPEADPSIVIVPNSLLFNWQNEIKKFVPERSYYVYHGTKRKDQETLAKASIVLTTYGTAMADFSFLQSQSFSYMILDESQMVKNRNSKRFEYLFSIQASFRIAMTGTPIENGIEDIYAQMTMVNPGFFGSYRNFNKMYKSLGDVEEADVPLTNLQKMIAPFILRRTKKQVALDLPDKTETTLYLDMQHEQRKLYDIYRKRYRVEIEENLNGEDSSKLKFFALEALQKLRQLCNSPVLMKDGDFGNESIKLDFIDEIMAEVAPNHKILLFSAYTSMLKLVAQRIDNSGIDYIYLDGKMNQEQRQAAVEKFQNDDECRVFLISLKAGGTGLNLTAADYVYILDPWWNPAAEAQAIDRCYRIGQDKHVMAYKIVCRDSVEEHILALQESKKRISEGLILDETNLMKSISKEELLKLFD
- a CDS encoding RNA polymerase sigma factor; this translates as MSELLIASLKKGEHFAIEQIFDLYWENLFDTALKKIGDEDAAQDIIQEIFIKLWENREHIVFSGDLAAYLHGAVKFKIINYFRNNIVKDGHRTELAALMNQQYAEAADDLLILHDTEQKVEEAFMQLPERMRQVMLMSRKQEKSIKEIAKELNISVQTVKNQITSAMKILRKSLS
- a CDS encoding FecR family protein yields the protein MKEEKAKQLLQKYVNGEASAAEIKQVEEWYAQLHRAENKVSEERKNLLRAQMLGNIQSAMSEKQAQRHMLSRYPLLKIAAVLFIIVSASLLISRSYRQPISDTAQIVTTTKTGERKKITLNDGSEIILEPSSKISYPSKFNGEIRELELTEGEAFFTIAHDEEHPFQVQLASDLTVKVLGTSFRIKAYGASKNIEVLVATGKVAVQQQEKVLGILTKNQSLRYNKQTLQTSHSSLDTNTTVAIAFNGASLQEVVQRLAYIYNIKIVLTDKTLKSLKTTATFSSAQKPSEILDILCNLHHCRYSASHNNTIFKIHK
- a CDS encoding SusC/RagA family TonB-linked outer membrane protein, with translation MRNSLPNYKKMKTPPFKREFSFYRVMKYPCLALSITSVFCSSLMASPGMAQRLDKSRINISISKGQQLEQILHRIEHLSGLSFVYNPDLLQGRNTVVSGHFRTESVRSILTKLGISAMEKEGHVILSQSTDIKAERIIKGIVSDTLGAPIAGVSVKVVGTQNGTTTDAKGSFRIEAGSQAVLSFSMIGFHSKEITVGENEMIHVTLSEERSTLSEVVVVGYGTQKKETLTGAVSIVSLDKLSSRSVNSVGEVLAGKSPGVIVTNEGGDPTSPPRINIRGAGGINGESVLYVIDGSIFLGTPQLNPNDIESISVLKDASAAIYGARASGGVVLITTKKGKKGQLQISVDAKIGQQGAWRKLKPLNAEQRAEVAATAAKNGGTTILPAFDPAKYPDGLVTKTNWMDEVFRSATLQDYNGAINGGNEKSNFYLSFNYRNAEGIVLNTKTQRYNFRINSEHQVTPWLKVGENLSYSSTNGNGANTSSDYTGALLSAIYYPTNGTPYNPDGSFAGLPGPYPGDYGDIINPVAELMRIDINNPTNILVINPYANFQLTKGLTFRSNLSITKSNSRYKSFTPKRPEIGKPVMSNSLVERANDANDILAEQVLNYKAKFDAHQIDLTGGYTFQKTKTTYLNTSASDFDDESKQYRYLDNANKVQPPESGYASTAISSLFLRANYNYNEKYLLSLIGRRDGSSMLKEKNRYRNYYSVSAGWALNKEEFLRSVEWLNELKLRGSYGVLGSLGRLDPLDVNPLLVRTTSYFGEKPELQNGYVQNVLPNDDLRWAESKQTNIGLDFGILNGLSLVADYFVKETNNMILKRSLPGTAGLNTQTINGGLVKDKGIELGLTYSSTKNNDFSYSVNATLTKLNNNVEELAPGLTNIPVETNFRNELAPLRIAVGQPLYSYFVLKTDGIFQSQAEADGYKNANGQKIQPNAKAGDFKFVDMDGNGSIGPEDRYYAGSAYPDFSYGLSFNANYKNFDFNIFAQGVQGNKLFNAVKRTTYSASGPSYNKLAGILDAWSPENPNGKVPIISSSDANGNFNASDFYIENGSFLRIRNVTVGYTLPKSLADRFKLGNVRVYATANNLFTFTKYTGFDPEIGMDNNGLDVGRYPQARSFIFGLNVNL